The genomic interval attaccattactttttcagaagATTAACGAGTTACCGGTTGTATTATTCAAAAAGCGACCCATTACTTCAAGCCCTGATCATAGTGttatgtttgtaaaaaaaaatacgttaCGTTACCAATCGGAAGAAATAGAGTGAACCATCTTGATGCGGTGTTGGGCACTATTTTACAATAATGGTTAAGCAGTTATTGGCCTCCAAAGGCTAAGCCGAAATTGCATTAAATAGAAAGACTTTAAAAAATACTTCGATGGAGCAAACTTTCAATGTTATCAACTGTCTCAAAAACCGACAGATTGATCTCTAATTCACTtcgaaaggcaaaaaaaatgacgacATGAACAACAAAATCCACGCTTGAACAACTGTTTTTGCTTACCCAGCCAGTTCAGCCTCAAGCCATCAACTTCTTGGTCGGCCCTGGCTGgtggaaaacttttttttgattttaagGGCCAGATCACCCCAAAGACTGCTTATCCACGACTAAAGGAATCCTTGATTAATAGTCCAGGccaattgttgaaaaatatgtttcattaaGCATCCTTTGACTAAACTGCATGTCAATCTatatcaatttcttcaaaaacggGCCAACATTggtttcctcatttttttccattaaagtAGCAATTGAACGGATGATGGCGTTAGCTTCTGAGATTGATAACGCCAATATGTCCCAAAGTTGgcaaaaacattaaaaacCCTTGATTGTTGCTTATTCATTTACTCCTTACAATATTTTATCATaacaattggaaaagaaaaaatgtgcttcaatCTTTCCATGGCTGAGTTCATTTGAATGcgaaaggaaaggaaaaatttgttgtcaaatctATCGACagattatattttttcaaatgtccCATGTCGTTTTTTCAATTCTAAACTTGTTATTTGGTGTAGattcttctcttttcattaAGCTCATTCGAGACAGAGGGATTTTAAGTAGATTTTAGATTTTTGTGGGGGTATCCAAGATTTTCTTCATATAGACGAACATATGCTGCATGAAAGTTTTTAGTAGGTAAGACAGTTGAGTAAAACTTTGCCTCAATTTGAGATTGCACTATTGTAAAATGACTCAGCTCAAGCTCAAAATAGTGACAGcaggtttcaaaaaagttcggATGTCTGGGCAAAAATGACGTTGGACGGCTCAACTTTTCTTCCGTCttggcaaagaaaatgcaatcGTGTtcggaatgaaattgaagctaAATTTCAATGGAGATATTTGAGCTCATTAATCAAATGATCTATATATTCAATATGGAACTCTGCTCCTTTATTTACGTACATCATCGGTTCATTGCTTCCTCTAATACTAGAAGAGGTAGGAACGAGAGCCCCGACAATCGTTCTTTATatatcattcattcattctcacTGATATTTTGGGTGGCTTATCAAATTCCAAGGTCCAAAAGTTGATCCAAAAATTagcagattttgaaaaaatgatccGATTAATGTACAAGTCTGCTGGGAATTACATTCTCAATAAGTAAAAAGGTAAGTTGTTCAGATATTTTCAGGCCATCCAAAGAGTCTTTGTTGCAAGTATATCCAATACTATTCGCTCCGTTGACAAATAAATACACATCACTGCATCACTCAACCCATACGGGCATCATatctcttttcctttctttgttTAGTGGGAAGGTGCAATAAATGTTCTTTCAGTATTTACCCGCCAACGAAAACTGAGGAGGAATCGTTCGAGTTTGACTTTTGCCCTGATTGAGGTTCTCAATCACTCTGGTGACTTGGACCAAGTCATCAACTTTCATGccgattttcatttcatacGAGCGCTTTTTAATCACGAAATGGACACcagtaaaaaaaattggcatgTGTCATACGGCAAAAGGAAAGTAATAGTGATAGGGCGAGTCCAAGTGTTATATAATCTTTAACAAGACTATTAAAAAATTGGCCGGGCTTGTGTCCAGTCTTTGTTACatatttcttttaatttttttccaaattttcattttttttgtttggtttttcacgggcttttctaaccgctagagggaatgtaatccccattaccattaaaatgaaaggttataattcgcctatttattacctttcaatctttatatgctatttggtccaccaacgaatttgaattggcagaccgaggtagtccttgaatgtagggttgatgatctggaatgctatctaaaaatttgtccaagtctgactggAAAGATTCAACGgtatcaacaaggcctacgtattccttacgaacattaaagggaagcaaattgaacaatgaaggagaccgagaaagaagTGGCATATTTTAGTGCTTACGAGtttattttaaaaatgttttacaagTCTTACTAACCATTTGGCCCTTGCTTGATAGTAGATTCTAGTTCAACATAATCTCGTGTGACATCCGtctttccttttgtttcaattcagCCTTCGTGTATCCTGGGACTTGAGCACATGGTTGACACTCTGTATGACCTTTGAGCTTGGCAGTCAGCCTTGATGACAAGAGGCCAAACTTCATCATGAGGTCCCTAagtatatatgtatgtatgtatttcgggcTGTTGTGataggaatgaaataaatgtagGTGTTGAAGTCACAACGCCCAAcaacccaaaccaaaccaaacaactAAAATAAGATCtttgaaaagtatttgaaaatgcaGCATTGTAATAGCCCTGTACCCTATAGCAGAACACAATGCAAGATTTTTGCCGCACTCGGGTCTTTTGCCGCACTCGGGTCTCTTGCCGCACTCGAGCTCTTACTTGTTGAACCTCCAACAAACTGAAAATCAAAGTCCTTGTGAATGTCCTACGTTTGTCTGACTCACCCCAGCAACAAAGCTATGAccttttcaacctttttaaCGTTTGAACGTATGATTTTCACTGACTTGGCAGGATGCCAATGAGTCCCATATCATACTCTGCTTTATCTGACTAAAAGTGAAAGATCAATGTCGTCATTTATGCTCTTTTTGTAATAACTAGAAGAACTTGCAAATTATTATCTAAGTCATAAGCCACCTTGTGAAGTTTTCCGTCCTTCAAGACCGAAcaaacaggttgctgatggccgtctggggatagatttgaaattccctctggctttttacaacatttgtagaaactcttaatgctctcTCCGGGTGCCACGAATGCCGTTGACAATGTGGGGACTAATGGCCAATggaatgattcatcttggtcaatgatctgagagcaaacaaacttgtctTGTCAGTCACATCATTAATCACATAAaagagcaagggacaacactttcgaaggaaatacacaattgaCATTGTATTACACAGATTCACAGGCAGGTAAGCTGAGCGACACACGCTCACAAATACTCGCTGCATGCCCAATCATACgtcaataatctcaacttgttcaggctggtcgacctctttcttagttttaatgaatccacATCAAACTCCCtaggttgcttgcattcacaagtcctgatgacaggtctttggtctttgaatggccaagtcctgggaaataaggatgggcggtctctgggctacaaaaagtaaggctgcttgggtcagagttggggacactttgtcaccaatgaaggatcattgatgcctttctcttcagttttgagtcctatctggatgttttcaaaagtagaaCAGACaatcagaggatattggattcGATATCTTCAACGGCTCTAATCCAGTCCGAGGGGACTGGCCAggttggccaacttcttgaaatggtttgacaaaatggtagtgaggtcaacccaagggcTGTTCATTGAGTAgtagtcacacacaatgatGTATAAgcggatttcacttcagatttcatagGACCAGAGCACagtcgcttcaaatttagccctttcaatgtctcgcgGCTGTTGATTTTTAGAGCGACTATGTGTCCAGGGTAAAGCCTCCTTGCCTTTTGTGATACCGGCCCAAACTGTCATCACTAGACTCAGACAACAGGAAAGAAGTTagtatgtcgagcagaaattcgagagggttgaaCTAAGCAGTTTTTTCCCCAATCTCTCGGTTCAGCTCTGTTGCAGATCCGAACCACCACACTTCTGCATTTTCTGGTCGATGTAAAAATGACTTATTTTGTCGGACTCTAGTCATCACtgtgtcttgttttttttgtcttattATACCGTAAAAGAATATCTGTCCAATTTGACAGCTAATCTAAAAAACAATGGCTGCAAGATAGGTATGGgtgattttttcatttttgtagtACTAAAAAATCGTTAATGAAACTGATGAGAGTAGAGGGCAGATTTGAGAGTGTTTTAtgtaaaaatcaagtttttccaACAATTTGATGTTTTGCCTAAAAGAAACCTTTTTGAGGACATTTCACCTGGATAGAGAGCATTTTCATGTttattttggggaaaatttaTGGGCTTGTTACATTCCAAAATTGGAGcatcaataaaaaatggaagtaaaagcaaaaaggttCCATTCCATCAATTCtgaagtttgaaaataatCTCCCCCCTTAGGCATTTGTCACAagtaggggtcggaaagatggtttgttttggttgaattAAGTTTTAAACTGTTGCAGTCATTTTTGGTTAAGAAgctttttcacaaattttagCCATAAACGAACCTAAAACCGAGAATTTTCAGGGAAATTGAAGGGCTTGGGTAATGTTATGgggaaatttaggagaaatacaAGGTGGGAAGTAATATATTTGGAGCTACCTTGGCTCTGTCTGGCAAcgatttctttgaaattgaatctcAAGAATACATTAAATGGAAATGTTGAACACATACAATATTGCTACACTGCAAATGATTTAATGTTAGTCTAAAGGCGATTGGTAACCCTTCCACCGTTTTCACCAAAGCaatgttcaaaaattcaagtgagcatAGTCTTccagtcttgatgtcagaaccaaaactaagggcccGCTGACGACCGGCAAGAGGCCGCCGAGGGAAGTGGATGAGCCTTTTGGAGTCCATTCTTGACCCATTAATGAGTAGAGAATTTCATGTAAAATCGGTGAATCTCTTTACAGCTGACCAGACCGAGGGTGAAGATCTGGGATTACAGGAGTCAGTCTGCAAAGGGCCAAAAGCCATAGGGTAACCCATCTCTAATAGACTAAAGTTGGATTAGTCATGGTATGGTTTCTAGTTTTTCAATAGTCTCATCTGATCATTAAAATGAgggagctctcatattggaagagactaaaaaagttaggactgtacagtgttcagagaagatgCGAAtggtatctgatactgaacgTTTGCAATAGCATctatgagttttgtcccaatccaggtaTTAGAGTCtattctagtgaccgtagaggcctaatatgcgttttgagagcaccttcaagaccttgagaatccaggctagttcgaacaatgaagtccacatctcttctttctcgggccccctcaatagtccttttcatagAGCGAAGGAAACGCCCTCTgttttgttattattatttcatgaacATTTTATTGCCAAGGTATGTACTGTGATACAATGAATATGCCAGCAACTCTTgtgggagacgtttcaaattctctatgggtaaaattccgagcAACTATTACAAATAAATCATTATTTTACAATAGGATGTATATTGCGTGATTTACAACGCGTCGACACTTGTACCACATAACAAAGTTGTTTTTCATTGTGAattggctaacacaaatcaaCAAATTGATTTATATGGTCAGAGCGTGTTTAAGGACCAGTAACAGTAAGTATTGGTTAATCTCGTTGTATTCTTTAAGTGGATGTAAAGATTGAttaatttcaatgttttccGAAAAGTATCTGTCTTCACACATTGGCGGTGAACCAAATtgcaagtttaaaaaaatagttaaGAAAACATTCGAAATAGAACAGACAGACGGCTATTGAACTTTATGGATAAAAATAATTATTGCAGCTCATGCTAAAGTccgctttgaagtatgatgcaAGCAAAAACCACcatattatctttttttttaatctaatctcacccaagaGCAGCATCTTTTGACgcgaaaaacaatttttaatTGTGTGTGAAAACCTTGgtcaaatcctgaaaaatatattttacgctcaaataaaactttacTGCCAATTTCCCCTTCAAAGTCTTAGGGTTTAAGATAAGTACAAACGAAGGGAGAATTAGGAAAAcacaataataaaaataaaaagcaGAAAAACTTGATGTTATTGTGTTTCCGATATTTCCACACAAAAGTTAaaccaaaaatccaacatattttgccgGAGCCTACTCACTACTGACGGCTTTAATTTACGTTTGGCCTTACCGCTCAATGGTTAGGCTTTGAGGGCTTGtctagccctctagttagGCACAATAGTTTGTAGAGGCTCTGCTTTCGATCACGTAGAGTTGCATTGTCCATTGGTTACCGGTTCAGCTGCAGTAAataaccacaacaaactcaatTCTTCCTCTTTTATTATACTTCTTCTATGGTGCAATCATCAAACTACTTCAGGCACTCTTTTTCCACTGGGTGAACAATTTTGGTAAGATTTTAGGTTTTGTTCTGTCGAATTgtttcttggatcaaagccaATCCGAACCTatgtgaaatttgattttttttttcaattccgATTCCTATCGGATCGAAacaagaaatatatttcagaTTTAAATTCTTATAAGATGAACCAACAATATTCCTATGGGATTCGGATAGTAAAAGATCCGAGTTTGGATCAGATTGGAATCATTTACTTATTAGATCCAATACATAATTCTACAATAAAGCCCATAAACCATAAACTACTTTATAAACTTTATATACTCTATACAGCagttcatgttcaagcacacAATCCAATAAATACAGATCCTCTCTGGGATAGGTTCTCATTTGATAACACAAGTCTTTGTCCAATTAATAAAGCCAGTAATACACGTTGAAGGCGAAAAACAGAACCAGGGACCCCGTAAGACACATGCCGTCAATCTTCATTAGGAGGATCATCATTTTCAGCTCGGAAATCCCTAGCATGTCATCCCGCATGGGTCGCATACAGATGCCCTGTTTTTTGATCTTCCATCGCGTCACAAACGTATGGCGAATGACTTTACGTTGATACGCCAAAATGAgggcaaattgaataatggttGAGAACACGAAGGCTAGGCAAGCCatgatccacaactgaatcGGGTTAATCTCGCTGGAAATGGGAAACTTGGAGAAGGCAGTGGTGGCAATATTTACCAAGACGAGGAAAGTCGTGATAATCAGAGTGATCCGGGCCGGGATTGAATCGGGTGGGATGACGTAGCTCATCCAGCTCACGATCACGAAGAGTCCACTGGGAAGATAATAGTTGAAGATGTAAGTACTCATTTTCCGTTCCAAGTGGATTTGGAATCCGGTTTGGGATTGAACTGATCCATTCGACTTGTGGAGGGCATGTGTCACGGAGAATTGGTTCTCTTGGGGTAGAGGTCCAAATCTGATGCTATACTCCAACTTACTAGAAATGGTGGTGGCTAGAAGGTCATTCTCAGACTGCAGAGACTTTATATCCACTTCAGAAGTGGGCAAATCAACCCCCACCTAGggtaaaagaaaaaacagcTTTAGAAACACGAAAGTCTAAAACTCTAGACCTCATTCAGACTGCCAGGAAAATGCTAATAAAGTGAAAGTATCTcttcaaatattgacaaaactCGAAGCCATCTATCTTGCTTCGACCGAGTCCCTTTCTTTGATTATACTGCAATACAGGCTGAGTTAGTGTCTATTTGAAACATCATTGCAATACCTTGATACCAATGAGTTATTGCATTAGTTTACTTTGATAAGGACAACGGCATAGGTAAATGCAAATACACAGAAAATGCGGGAAATAGGGAACTTCTACCCCGAATAACCAGATGTTTTGTGATTCAGTTGAGTTGAGCTtcgtttgaacaaaaattcgttggtcaattcATAGCTTAATCAAACAAGTGTCAAAGTTTATGATCTCTAAAAACAAAGCAGCACAAGAAGGGTAAAACCTGAATTAGCTTCGTAACACCACTGTGGCAAAATCTTGCCAACATGGTTCTAGCCGAGGACCATCACTGACAGAGACGGTAAGTGGTAAAATCATCACATTTATCCCGagcattcaaatattttttgcttcaatgagGTTTGACTCTTTTGGACTAAAGTGCTTTAGCCAATTTTGCGCTCAATCTgtgtctgtgtcaaaagttttgaacattTAAAACGCAGCCCATTGAAGGCGCGAACTCAATGAGCTAATACGACATTTCTAAGATCTTGCCAACATGCTTCAAGGCAATTCATTTCTTGACCTCCTTGTACCTAGAGTCTCTACTTGTACCGAGTTCTGAGAGCTCGtaacttttgacaaaaaaattccattgagctcaaaattgaccaACGCCTTCTTTGTCAGACTAAGCTCAACTCAACTGATGACCAAATCATTTGGTTAATCGGGGTCAAAGTCTCTAATAACTTAATTAATCTACCGTCTCTGTCAGCTCTGTCAGGGATGAAGTCGTCATTGCTCATTCGTTTACTGCTTCTAGTGACCTGAGTCTTAAATGTTCGTAACTTTTGACACAAGCGTTCGATTGAGATTAAAACTGCCTTTTAATGTGAGGGCTGCATCATGTTGCCAATGACCAATGATGGGCATCATTGaccaaaatgatgaattttgttACACTTAAATCGGTTTTTAAAAAGCCCATTCCACTACTCGTGTGTTGTATTAAGTATAtctaaaagtaaaagaagtGAATATTTGAATGTTGATATGGCCAACAAATATGGCTTTATTTGTAAAACAGTAGACTTAATTAATGTTTTGACGGATCAAGAATGCAACAGAAgctaaatgatgaaatgagtTGAAATAAGAATATCCATTACGCTGATTATTATTGTTGACGTCGTAAGTGGGCACTTATCGAGTCGACATCCTTTTGACGGGAAGAAAACGTTAAATTGTTTTTaaatgaccttttttctttaattgacatttttttccaaaatttacaTGTACATTTTGGCGCAGTTGAAATCTTTCAACGTTAGAAGAAAGTCAAATTTACATTTCaatatgaatattttcagTACATTCAATCCTTGTTATAGTCAGAGACACATTTATTAGGAGGACaaaacaagttgattgttTGAAATAGGCGGCAAGCGCAGCTATTCCGATTTAAAACAGAAAGGAGAAAGAACAATGTTAAGTGGTAGACAAAtgaacaaaccaaccaaccaaccgctTGAATTGCAAAGAACGCATTAATCCGATTGGAcgcgagtgagtgagtgagttagtGAGTGGGTGAGAGTGTCAATGAGCCATTGACAATGACTCTCTAAAATGCCCCGGAAATGCTGTGTGCCCTGTTGCAAATCCGGTTATGGCGGTCACTTCACTAGGCCCGACATTCGATTTTTTAAGCTGCCCGAATCTGATGCGATTAGGCGGCAATGGCAAAGAGCAATCCCGCATGATAACTAGGAACAAACGAAATATTCAGGAATATGTTCGAGGCATTTCCGTCCCGAGGATATTGTCCGGACGAGCCATGATCCGTCGCGTAAACGTAAACAGCCCGGTGACCCATTGACTCACCCCAGGTTCAAACCTGATGTGATACCCAGTCTCTTTCCCGATCTCCCAGGTGTTGTGATGATGAATTGCATACGCACAACAATCATGCTTAaagattatcattattattttcttCACCTCCTTCTAACCTTTACGCCTTGTAGGCTACTTGTCCCGCGAATTACCTCGGAAGCGATCTGGTGCAAGCACGAGCTCTGCCAGAGAAGAGGCTCAACTTCAACGGTTGGAGCGGGAAACGCAGGCTTTCCTGGCTCAAGATGAGATCACTAGCCTAGAGGATGTCAGATCTCGATTGAACGTGAACCGGTTTACGGGACTTCTCATGATGACTTCCAATGACCAAGTGAAGCTCTTTCGAGTGGCACAAGATAACGACGGACCACCTCAAACCCAATTTAGCAATTCAATCAATAATTTGTTGGGGATTGATatttggatttaaaaaaaaaacacgagaGTTCTTCTGTCGGCTGTTGCATGCGTAACTTCCAACAAGCTCAAAGACGGTCGAATTCGAACATTAACGGATATGGAGAATGTGATTGCCCGCGTAGAAAAATGATCCACGGATGACTCCAACATGTCAGTCGATAAAGTTCATCACTGCTCCACCCTCTTACGAGATGCAATGGAGACTATGGATCCAGCCCAGGCCAAAAAATTGGCTCTTCTGTGCGAGCAATTGGACCTactcattgacaaaaaaacctcTTCAGCCAACCTTCTCTTTATGGCCACATTGTGGCAAAAAACTTCTCCAGCTCTCTACAAATTGCTTTTGTGCGAGGGCTGCCTATCACTCCCAGTTCCAAGGACAGTGAAGAGACTTCAAGAGGGTTTATCCAATATGAAGGATGCTCCTCGTCAACCCTTGCTTATCTACAAGCTCGATTGGCCAAGCTTCGAGAGCGAGAAAAGCATGTCGCTGTGTAAGTAGATGAAGTGTATGCATCGAGACGAATCGAATCCGCCGGCAGAAAAATCACGGGTTTGAGTGATGGACGTA from Tigriopus californicus strain San Diego chromosome 5, Tcal_SD_v2.1, whole genome shotgun sequence carries:
- the LOC131880609 gene encoding glutamate-gated chloride channel alpha-like, whose product is MDFNQFPFDKHTCNLQVGVDLPTSEVDIKSLQSENDLLATTISSKLEYSIRFGPLPQENQFSVTHALHKSNGSVQSQTGFQIHLERKMSTYIFNYYLPSGLFVIVSWMSYVIPPDSIPARITLIITTFLVLVNIATTAFSKFPISSEINPIQLWIMACLAFVFSTIIQFALILAYQRKVIRHTFVTRWKIKKQGICMRPMRDDMLGISELKMMILLMKIDGMCLTGSLVLFFAFNVYYWLY